The following coding sequences lie in one Crassostrea angulata isolate pt1a10 chromosome 10, ASM2561291v2, whole genome shotgun sequence genomic window:
- the LOC128167032 gene encoding glutathione hydrolase-like YwrD proenzyme, whose translation MHVEYNSRRSCVVCTKGCVASSQHLASQIGIDILKAGGNAADAAVAMAATLNVTEPCSTGIGGDAFCLFYDAKRRKVECVNGSGRAPSKLTLDLLHQQGYSTYKPYPDQTHGHSVTVPGAPAAWLDTVEKFGSGKLSMLEVLRPAIELAETGFPVQQIAASFWNKGSHLLSDPNNYYGKDMLLNGRAPRHGEVVRLPLLANTLKELGTHGKAGFYSGRVAKAIAEVVQQHGGVMTTEDLASHVTTFEDPISADYKGYRVWEVPPNGQGITTLMALNILEGMDLKGMGHNSAEYLHSLSESFKLSFADTTWFCADMSQIEVPVSELLSKDYAAKRRSQIKPDSVISDVQHGGISVGSDTVYFTTADSDGNACSFINSNFMGFGTGFVPEGCGFTLQNRGCGFSLDPKHPNVVAPNKRPFHTIIPGMVTDAESNDLLVSFGVMGGFMQPQGQVQALLNMVEFGMDPQKALDAPRLCVGGCYGYDSSLIGVEEGMSPDVIRKLRSIGHTVEGPVTGENRSRFGRGQIITRGPVFRGREGREESNPTLWAGSDPRADGAAIGYCI comes from the exons ATGCATGTCGAATACAACTCTAGAAGATCATGTGTTGTGTGCACGAAGGGCTGCGTGGCAAGTAGTCAGCATTTAGCATCACAAATTGGAATAG ATATTCTGAAAGCTGGTGGAAATGCAGCCGATGCAGCTGTTGCCATGGCAGCCACCCTGAATGTGACCGAGCCCTGCTCAACTGGAATCGGAGGCGACGCCTTCTGTCTGTTTTATGATGCCAAAAGGAGGAAGGTTGAGTGTGTGAATGGAAG TGGGAGGGCTCCGTCCAAGCTGACCCTGGACCTGCTTCATCAACAAGGCTACTCCACCTACAAACCCTACCCCGACCAAACCCACGGCCACTCAGTGACTGTCCCAGGGGCACCTGCTGCATGGTTGGACACAGTGGAAAAGTTTGGAAGTGGAAAG CTGTCTATGCTGGAAGTTCTACGCCCAGCCATTGAGTTAGCAGAGACTGGCTTCCCTGTGCAGCAGATAGCAGCCTCATTCTGGAATAAAG GTTCTCATCTTCTGTCGGATCCCAACAACTACTACGGGAAAGACATGTTATTGAATGGACGAGCGCCGCGGCACGGAGAAGTTGTCAGACTACCTCTGCTGGCCAATACATTAAAG GAACTTGGAACCCATGGTAAAGCTGGTTTTTACAGTGGTAGAGTGGCTAAAGCCATAGCTGAAGTGGTGCAGCAGCATGGTGGTGTCATGACAACAGAGGATCTGGCCAGTCATGTGACCACTTTTGAGGATCCAATCAGTGCTGATTACAAAGGTTACCGGGTGTGGGAGGTGCCCCCCAATGGTCAGGGTATCACCACCCTGATGGCTCTAAACATACTGGAGGGCATGGATTTAAAAG GTATGGGACATAACTCTGCCGAGTACCTCCATAGTCTGAGTGAGTCGTTTAAGCTGAGTTTCGCAGATACCACCTGGTTCTGTGCCGACATGTCTCAGATTGAGGTCCCTGTCTCTGAACTTCTGTCCAAAGATTATGCAGCTAAGAGAAGATCACAGATCAAACCAGACAG TGTTATCAGTGACGTACAGCATGGAGGTATCAGTGTTGGGAGTGATACGGTTTACTTCACGACGGCAGACTCGGATGGAAACGCTTGCTCATTCATCAACAGTAACTTCATGGGCTTCGGCACAGGCTTTGTTCCTGAAGGGTGCGGGTTCACACTACAG AATAGAGGTTGTGGATTTTCTTTGGACCCCAAACACCCGAATGTTGTAGCTCCAAACAAACGGCCTTTCCACACCATCATACCTGGAATGGTGACTGATGCTGAGAGCA ACGACCTTCTGGTCAGTTTCGGTGTGATGGGAGGGTTCATGCAGCCCCAGGGGCAAGTACAGGCTCTTCTTAACATGGTGGAGTTTGGAATGGATCCACAGAAAGCTCTGGACGCTCCTAGACTTTGCGTGGGCGGCTGTTATGG CTATGATAGTTCCTTAATTGGAGTGGAAGAGGGAATGTCCCCAGATGTGATAAGGAAACTGAGAAGCATTGGTCACACTGTGGAGGGGCCTGTGACAGGAGAAAATCGCAGTCGATTCGGCAGAGGGCAGATAATCACCCGCGGACCCGTGTTCAGAGGGCGTGAGGGGAGAGAGGAGTCCAACCCCACACTCTGGGCTGGGTCTGACCCCCGTGCCGATGGTGCTGCTATTGGTTACTGCATATAA